The following proteins are encoded in a genomic region of Cricetulus griseus strain 17A/GY chromosome 7, alternate assembly CriGri-PICRH-1.0, whole genome shotgun sequence:
- the Chrne gene encoding acetylcholine receptor subunit epsilon — protein MARALLGALLLLALLVTLRSRHITGRSEGKNEELSLYHHLFDKYDPGSRPVRRPEDTVTITLKVTLTNLISLNEKEETLTTNVWIGIDWHDYRLNFSKDDFAGVETLRVPSEHVWLPEIVLENNIDGQFGVAYDCNVLVSEGGYVTWLPPAIYHSTCAVEVTYFPFDWQNCSLIFRSQTYNAEEVQFIFAVDDSGKAIDNIEIDTEAFTENGEWAIDYCPGMIRHYEGSSAEVPRETDIIYTLIIRRKPLFYVINIIVPCVLISGLVLLAYFLPAQAGGQKCTVSINVLLAQTVFLFLIAQKIPETSLSVPLLGRYLIFVMVVATLIVMNCVIVLNVSLRTPTTHATSPRLRQILLELLPRLLGSSPPPETPRAASPARRASSVGLLLRAEELILKKPRSELVFEGQRHRHGTWTAALCQNLGAAAPEIRCCVDAVNFVAESTRDQEANGEEVSDWVRMGKALDNVCFWAALVLFSVGSCLIFLGGYFNQVPDLPYPPCIQP, from the exons ATGGCAAGAGCTCTGCTTGGTGCCCTGCTTCTCTTGGCACTACTTG TGACCCTTCGTTCTCGGCATATCACAGGCAGAAGCGAGGGCAAGAATGAAGAGCTTAGCCTGTATCACCATCTCTTCGACAAGTATGACCCAGGAAGCcggccagtgaggaggcctgaggACACTGTTACCATCACCCTCAAGGTCACCCTAACCAACCTCATCTCACTG AACGAGAAGGAGGAGACTCTGACCACCAACGTCTGGATTGGAATT GACTGGCATGACTACCGACTGAACTTCAGCAAGGACGATTTTGCAGGGGTGGAAACCCTGAGGGTCCCTTCAGAACATGTATGGCTGCCAGAGATTGTTCTGGAAAACAA TATCGATGGGCAGTTTGGAGTGGCCTATGACTGCAATGTTCTGGTCAGCGAGGGAGGCTATGTGACCTGGTTGCCCCCAGCCATCTATCACAGCACCTGCGCGGTGGAGGTCACCTACTTCCCCTTCGACTGGCAGAACTGTTCTCTCATTTTTCG CTCCCAGACCTACAATGCTGAAGAGGTGCAGTTCATCTTTGCGGTGGATGACAGTGGCAAGGCCATCGACAACATTGAGATCGACACCGAAGCTTTTACGG AGAATGGAGAATGGGCCATCGACTACTGCCCAGGCATGATTCGCCACTATGAGGGAAGCTCCGCAGAAGTCCCTAGAGAAACTGACATCATCTACACGCTCATCATCCGCCGGAAGCCGCTTTTTTACGTCATTAACATCATTGTACCGTGTGTGCTCATTTCCGGCTTAGTGCTGCTCGCTTACTTCCTGCCTGCGCAGG CCGGTGGCCAGAAATGCACGGTCTCAATCAATGTCCTGCTAGCCCAGACTGTCTTCTTGTTCCTAATTGCCCAGAAAATTCCAGAGACGTCTCTAAGCGTGCCACTGCTGGGCAG GTATCTTATTTTCGTCATGGTGGTTGCCACGCTCATTGTTATGAATTGCGTCATCGTGCTCAACGTGTCTTTACGGACGCCGACCACTCACGCCACATCCCCTCGGCTGCGCCAA ATTTTATTGGAGCTACTGCCACGCCTCCTGGGCTCGAGCCCACCCCCTGAGACTCCTCGAGCTGCCTCGCCGGCTAGGCGCGCCTCGTCTGTGGGCCTTCTGCTCCGAGCAGAGGAGCTCATCCTGAAAAAGCCGCGGAGTGAGCTCGTGTTCGAGGGGCAGAGGCATCGGCATGGGACTTGGACGG CCGCCCTCTGTCAGAACCTGGGTGCTGCAGCCCCTGAAATCCGCTGTTGTGTGGATGCTGTAAACTTTGTGGCTGAGAGCACACGAGACCAGGAAGCCAACGGAGAG GAAGTGTCCGACTGGGTGCGCATGGGGAAGGCCCTCGACAACGTCTGCTTTTGGGCAGCTTTGGTACTCTTCAGCGTCGgttcctgcctcatcttccttgGGGGTTACTTCAACCAAGTTCCTGATCTCCCTTACCCACCGTGTATCCAACCATGA
- the CUNH17orf107 gene encoding uncharacterized protein C17orf107 homolog, with product MKGTPSNLDTLLWVYHFHSSTEVALQPPLLSSLELAVAAAHEYLVQRFRELKSQESLESDKPDKPPAQKATLGLVLKEAATSIVSFGATLLEISALWLQQEVQLLDSSVGGLGPGLDTGNPGRALARVARAAGQGIRQAGAAAGASVRYLIQGAWLCLSGRGLQGSTSSLQQTLCQLGLGVPGNPVRSE from the exons ATGAAGGGGACTCCCAGCAACTTGGACACCCTGCTGTGGGTCTACCATTTCCACAGCTCCACCGAG GTGGCCCTACAGCCTCCGCTTCTATcttccctggaacttgctgtggcCGCAGCTCACGAATATCTGGTGCAAAGGTTCAGAGAACTTAAGTCCCAGGAGTCCCTGGAATCGGATAAGCCGGATAAGCCGCCAGCCCAGAAGGCCACCTTAGGGCTGGTGCTAAAGGAAGCTGCGACCAGCATCGTGAGCTTTGGCGCCACCTTGTTAGAG ATCTCCGCCCTGTGGCTACAGCAGGAGGTGCAGCTACTGGACAGCAGCGTCGGGGGCCTGGGCCCAGGCCTGGACACTGGGAATCCAGGGAGGGCGCTGGCCCGTGTAGCCCGGGCTGCAGGGCAGGGGATTCGGcaagctggagcagcagctggtgCAAGTGTCCGGTATCTGATCCAGGGGGCGTGGCTGTGCCTGAGCGGACGTGGTTTGCAGGGGTCCACCTCATCCCTGCAACAAACCCTATGCCAGCTGGGCCTTGGGGTCCCCGGGAATCCGGTGCGTTCGGAATAA